The genomic segment AACTTTAGCAACATCCCCGAGCACTTTTAACAGCAGATTTACGCCAACACTCATGTTCGGTGCAAAAACGCAGGGAATTTTTTTTGCAAGGTTTTTTATCTCCTCCAAATCCTCCTGCGTAAAGCCTGTTGTGCCAATTACCGCCGAGCATCCTTTTTCTGAAGCTTCTCTCAGGTGTTCGAGAGTCGCTTTGGGATGAGAGAATTCAATCAAGATATTTGCCCTGGTAATAAAATCTTTTATCTCGCTGCTGAGTTTTATGCCGAGTGTGCCAAGCCCGAGCATATCACCTATGTCCCTGCCGAGCCCTTCGTGGCCCTTACGCTCCAGGGCACCTGCAAGCTCAATGTCTGGATACTCCCTGTGAAGCGCTATAATGCGGCTTCCCATCCTGCCTGTTGCGCCTGACACAATTATCTTAATTGTCATTGCTCCTCCTTCTGAGTCCTTCCGCCTCCCTCATCCTCAGGCCTTCCTTCAATCTTATATTCCCCGGATGCCCAGGTGCCTAAATCAATTAGTTTACACCTTTCAGAACAAAAGGGTCTAAAAGGATTATCCTTCAATTCCAATTCTTTCTTACATATGGGACAAACTATCTTCACATCAGGCATTGTCAGAGTCCAATATCTCCCCTGAAGACCTCAACAGCAGGACCTGTCATATAGATGTGATTGTCTTTTCCAGACCATTCAATAAACAGCTCACCACCAGGCAGATGAACCTTTATATCCCTACCTGTCAGGCCTTTTAGATGGCAGGCAACTGCTGCTGCAGAAGCTCCTGTGCCGCATGCCATGGTTTCTCCAGAGCCCCTTTCCCATACCCTTAATTTTATATTCTTTGCATCAATTACCTGTGTGAATTCAACATTTGTCCTTTTTGGGAAAAGCTGGTGGTTTTCAATTAAAGGGCCATAATGGGTAACAGGAAAATCATCTGTATCATTTACAAATATAATTGTATGCGGGTTGCCCATTGAGACACAGGTTATCTTAAATTCTCTATCACTGATCCTAATGGGATAGTCGATAATCAGTGACGAGTAACGAGTAACGAGTAACGAGTCTTCGCTTTTGGACTTCTGACTTCTGGCTTCTGACTTATGACTTAAATTGACAGGTATTTTTTCTGGCTCAAGCACAGGCTCACCCATATCGACTCTAACCATATTCCCAGCCCTTTCCACAGTTATAATACCAGCGAGGGTCTCAATCCTCAGGTTTTTTTTGTTTGACATCTTATTGTCCCAGATATACTTTGCAAGGCACCTTATGCCATTGCCGCACATTTCCACTTCACCACCATCAGCATTGAATATCCGCATCCTGAAGTCAGCAATCTTAGATTTATGAAGGAGCAATACCTGGTCTGCACCAATGCCAAATCTCCTGTGGCATAGTTTCTTTGATACATTTGATGGACGGGGCAATGTCCTCTCCATGCAATCAATAAGGATGAAATCATTGCCAAGGCCATGCATTTTTGTAAACTTCATTTCAAAAAACCCGGGATCCTCTCGCCTCTGACAAGGTCTTTATAATCCTCTCTATCTCTCACCACAAAGAACTCTTTTCCCTTAACCATGACCTCGGCTATTCTTGGGCGGCTGTTGTAGTTTGAGCTCATAGAAAATCCATATGCCCCGGCACCTATCAAAGCTAAAATCTCTCCCTGAGAAGGTCTCTCGATTTCTCTGTCTCTCGCAAGAAAGTCTGAGGACTCGCATATTGGCCCGACAACATCTGCAAAGACTTTCTGACGCTTTCTTTTTGTGACAGGCAAAATTTTGTGAAAGGCGCCGTACAAACTCGGCCTCGCAAAGTCATTCATCCCGGCATCTACAATTATAAACTCCTTTTCAATGCCTTTCTTAGTGTATAGCACCTTTGTCACAAGGATTCCTGCATTTCCTGCAATTGACCTTCCTGGTTCCAGGATGAGGGTAAAACCCTTGCCCTTAAGTAATGGCAGGAGTGCCCGCGCAAGGTCTTCAGGTTTTGGCGGTTCTTCATCGTTATAGGGTATCCCCAGTCCTCCTCCAACATCCAGATACTTTATCTCCATACCCTGAAGTTTTAAGCCCTCCACAAGCAGGAGTACTTTTTTCAGCGCATCGACAAAGGGAGAAACCTTTGTAATCTGAGAGCCTATATGCTTATGAACACCGAGGATCTTTATGTTGGGTAACTGCCTCGCAAGCCTGTAATATTCAAGCGCCTCTTCTATGGGGATGCCAAATTTGTGTTTCCTGAGGCCTGTGGAAATATAAGGATGTGTTTCCGGGTCTATATCCGGATTGACCCTGAGCGCAATCGGAGCTTTTACACCCATCTGCCCTGCAAATTTATCAATAGCTTTCAGTTCATCAGAAGACTCCACATTAAACATAAGTATTCCTGTCTTAAGGGCGTATCTGATCTCATCCTCGGTCTTGCCAACCCCTGCATAGACTATTCTCTTTGGCTGAATTCCTGCCCTGATGGCCCTGAAAAGCTCTCCGCCAGAAACAATATCCGCTCCGCCACCTTGCTTTGCAAAAAGCCTTAGAATTGCACCATTTGAATTGGCCTTGAGGGCAAAGCATATCAAATGAGGGAAACCATTAAATGCCTTCTTGAATGCATTAAAGTGCCTTAGAAGGGTCCTGTGGCTGTAGATATAGAGCGGAGTTCCTACCTTTTCCGAGATTTGTCTTACAGGGATGTCCTCAGCATAAAGCTCGCCTTTTTTGTAAAGAAAATCATGCATTTTCTTAGATTTTTTACCATACGGCAATGTAAAAAGTCAAAACTCTTGACAAATAAAGGTATATTCGATTATGGTATTTAATCCTGGGATTAAAAAGGTGGACATATTTTAATGAATACAGTATTTGCTAAAAAAGGTGATGTGGAAAAAAAATGGCATCTTGTAGATGCAAGCGGCATGATATTGGGCAGACTCGCCTCAAAAGTAGCCACAATCTTAAGAGGCAAGGACAAGCCAATTTTCACTCCTCATGTGGATACAGGCGATTTCGTCATAGTAATAAATGCTGAAAAAACTGTGTTTACAGGCAATAAACTTCAGAATAAAATATACAGCCGTCATTCAGGTTATCCAGGAGGCCTAAAGCAAGAGACTCTAAAAGATCTCATGAAACGAAAACCTGAAAAGGTAATTACAATGGCAGTGTGGGGAATGCTTCCAAAAAATAGACTCGGCAGGGACCAGTTGAAAAAATTAAAGGTCTACAGGGG from the Nitrospirota bacterium genome contains:
- a CDS encoding DNA gyrase inhibitor YacG produces the protein MPDVKIVCPICKKELELKDNPFRPFCSERCKLIDLGTWASGEYKIEGRPEDEGGGRTQKEEQ
- the dapB gene encoding 4-hydroxy-tetrahydrodipicolinate reductase, with the translated sequence MTIKIIVSGATGRMGSRIIALHREYPDIELAGALERKGHEGLGRDIGDMLGLGTLGIKLSSEIKDFITRANILIEFSHPKATLEHLREASEKGCSAVIGTTGFTQEDLEEIKNLAKKIPCVFAPNMSVGVNLLLKVLGDVAKVLGNDYDIEIVEAHHRLKKDAPSGTALKMAQVIASALDRNLDDVAVYARKGMIGERTKKEIGIQTIRAGDIVGEHTVIFGGLGERIEITHKASSRDAFARGALKAAIWVHGKPAGLYDMQDVLGLK
- the rplM gene encoding 50S ribosomal protein L13; protein product: MNTVFAKKGDVEKKWHLVDASGMILGRLASKVATILRGKDKPIFTPHVDTGDFVIVINAEKTVFTGNKLQNKIYSRHSGYPGGLKQETLKDLMKRKPEKVITMAVWGMLPKNRLGRDQLKKLKVYRGAEHPHESQKPSPTMVGLK
- a CDS encoding diaminopimelate epimerase; the protein is MKFTKMHGLGNDFILIDCMERTLPRPSNVSKKLCHRRFGIGADQVLLLHKSKIADFRMRIFNADGGEVEMCGNGIRCLAKYIWDNKMSNKKNLRIETLAGIITVERAGNMVRVDMGEPVLEPEKIPVNLSHKSEARSQKSKSEDSLLVTRYSSLIIDYPIRISDREFKITCVSMGNPHTIIFVNDTDDFPVTHYGPLIENHQLFPKRTNVEFTQVIDAKNIKLRVWERGSGETMACGTGASAAAVACHLKGLTGRDIKVHLPGGELFIEWSGKDNHIYMTGPAVEVFRGDIGL
- the lysA gene encoding diaminopimelate decarboxylase translates to MHDFLYKKGELYAEDIPVRQISEKVGTPLYIYSHRTLLRHFNAFKKAFNGFPHLICFALKANSNGAILRLFAKQGGGADIVSGGELFRAIRAGIQPKRIVYAGVGKTEDEIRYALKTGILMFNVESSDELKAIDKFAGQMGVKAPIALRVNPDIDPETHPYISTGLRKHKFGIPIEEALEYYRLARQLPNIKILGVHKHIGSQITKVSPFVDALKKVLLLVEGLKLQGMEIKYLDVGGGLGIPYNDEEPPKPEDLARALLPLLKGKGFTLILEPGRSIAGNAGILVTKVLYTKKGIEKEFIIVDAGMNDFARPSLYGAFHKILPVTKRKRQKVFADVVGPICESSDFLARDREIERPSQGEILALIGAGAYGFSMSSNYNSRPRIAEVMVKGKEFFVVRDREDYKDLVRGERIPGFLK